One segment of Prionailurus bengalensis isolate Pbe53 chromosome D4, Fcat_Pben_1.1_paternal_pri, whole genome shotgun sequence DNA contains the following:
- the LOC122474300 gene encoding procathepsin L-like, with protein MHPFDFLAALCLGIVSATIELDQSLDAQWIRWKETHGKQYGVVEECRRAVWQKNMKMIMQHNREYLQGKHSFLMAMNGFGDMTNEEFRHMMIGLKIQKNENGTVFKVPFPAGISLPMNRRQTPDISLGRCASGWAFSATGAIEGQIFRKYGKRVSLSVQNLLDCSWPQGNEGCNGGLMSNAFQYVRNNRGLDTEESYPYVARDGPCKYRPEYSAANVTAFQTIPRREEALFVAMKNMGSISAAIDASLDTFRFYKGGIYYDPKCSSEDLNHGVLVVGYGFQGKESDNQKYWFVKNSWGTDWGMGGYIKMARDRNNNCGIATRASFPIV; from the exons ATGCATCCTTTTGACTTCCTGGCTGCACTTTGCTTGGGAATAGTCTCAGCTACTATAGAGCTTGATCAAAGTTTAGATGCACAGTGGATCCGGTGGAAGGAGAcacatggaaaacaatatggtgtG GTTGAAGAATGCAGAAGAGCCGTGTGGCAGAAGAATATGAAAATGATTATGCAGCACAATAGGGAATACCTTCAAGGGAAACATAGCTTCTTGATGGCAATGAATGGCTTTGGTGACATG ACCAATGAAGAATTCAGGCACATGATGATTGGTCTCAAAATCCAGAAGAATGAGAATGGGACAGTGTTTAAAGTCCCTTTCCCTGCTGGTATCTCCTTACCTATGAATAGGAGACAGACACCTGATATTAGTCTT gGTCGGTGTGCTTCTGGCTGGGCTTTTAGTGCAACTGGTGCCATTGAAGGACAGATATTCCGGAAATACGGCAAACGTGTTTCCTTGAGTGTGCAGAACCTCCTGGACTGCTCTTGGCCTCAAGGCAATGAGGGCTGCAATGGTGGTCTAATGAGTAATGCCTTCCAGTATGTTAGGAACAACAGAGGTCTGGACACAGAAGAATCCTATCCATATGTTGCAAGA GATGGACCCTGCAAATACAGGCCTGAGTATTCTGCTGCCAATGTCACTGCCTTTCAGACAATTCCTCGGCGGGAGGAGGCCCTCTTTGTGGCAATGAAAAACATGGGATCCATCTCTGCTGCTATAGATGCAAGCTTGGATACCTTCCGCTTCTATAAAGGAG GCATTTATTATGATCCAAAGTGCAGCAGTGAAGACCTGAATCACGGTGTTCTGGTGGTTGGCTATGGCTTTCAAGGAAAAGAATCCGATAACCAAAAATATTGGTTTGTCAAGAACAG CTGGGGCACTGACTGGGGCATGGGTGGCTACATAAAAATGGCCAGAGACCGGAATAACAACTGTGGAATCGCCACCAGGGCCAGCTTTCCTATCGTgtga
- the LOC122474534 gene encoding protein YIPF6-like translates to MAKAAESSGEPGTTWPRPLFAGLSDISISQDILVEEGEFTIPMRSHIREFDRSTLNESVQNTIMRDLKAVGKKFMHVLYPRKSNSLLRDWDLWGPLILCVTLASMLQRSSVDSEKDGGPQFAEVFVIVWFRAVTTTLNSKLLERNLSFFQSLCVLGYRILPLTVSMLVCQLVLLAEQGPINFMVWLFVVIVMFAWSIAASTAFLADSQPPNRKALAIYLVFLFYFVINWMILTFTPK, encoded by the coding sequence ATGGCGAAAGCAGCAGAGTCTTCGGGAGAGCCAGGGACAACGTGGCCCAGGCCCCTGTTTGCAGGCCTTTCTGATATATCCATCTCACAAGACATCCTCGTGGAAGAAGGAGAATTCACCATTCCTATGAGATCTCACATTCGGGAATTTGACAGATCCACGTTAAATGAATCTGTTCAGAATACTATTATGCGTGATCTAAAAGCTGTTGGGAAAAAATTCATGCATGTTTTGTACCCAAGAAAAAGTAATAGTCTTTTGAGAGATTGGGATTTATGGGGCCCTTTGATCCTTTGTGTGACACTTGCATCAATGCTTCAAAGAAGCTCTGTAGATAGTGAAAAGGATGGAGGGCCCCAGTTTGCAGAAGTCTTTGTCATTGTCTGGTTTCGTGCAGTTACCACCACCCTCAACTCAAAACTTCTTGAAAGAAACTTATCTTTTTTCCAAAGCCTCTGTGTGCTGGGTTACCGTATACTTCCCTTAACAGTGTCAATGCTGGTTTGCCAGTTGGTCCTTTTGGCCGAGCAGGGACCAATAAACTTCATGGTCTGGCTTTTTGTGGTGATTGTGATGTTTGCCTGGTCTATAGCAGCCTCTACAGCTTTTCTTGCCGATAGCCAGCCTCCAAACCGCAAAGCCCTTGccatttatcttgttttcttgttctaTTTTGTCATTAATTGGATGATTCTCACCTTCACTCCCAAGTAA